The genomic window CGTTGGTACGTTGTTCATGCCTATTCAGGCTATGAGAAAAAAGTAGCCGCCTCTTTAAAAGATCGCGTTGCATTACATGGCATGGAAGAAAGCTTTGGTGAGATTTTAGTTCCCACTGAAGAAGTTGTTGAAATGCGCGGCGGTCAAAAACGCAAAAGCGAAAGAAAGTTTTTCCCAGGTTACGTCTTGGTTCAAATGGAGCTCAATGACGATACTTGGCACTTGGTAAAAGACACCCCAAGAGTAATGGGTTTTATTGGTGGCAAGGCTGACCAGCCAGCGCCAATCACGGAGAAAGAAGCTGAAGCTATTCTGCGCCGTGTGGATGACTCAATTGAGAAACCAAAAC from Cellvibrio zantedeschiae includes these protein-coding regions:
- the nusG gene encoding transcription termination/antitermination protein NusG gives rise to the protein MAKRWYVVHAYSGYEKKVAASLKDRVALHGMEESFGEILVPTEEVVEMRGGQKRKSERKFFPGYVLVQMELNDDTWHLVKDTPRVMGFIGGKADQPAPITEKEAEAILRRVDDSIEKPKPKTIFEPGEMVRVTDGPFNDFNGVVEEVNYDKNRLRVAVLIFGRSTPVELEFGQVEKT